The stretch of DNA TATTTTTATAGATATATCTTCTTTGTCATATCCATCAAAATTTATTTGATAATAAATAAAATCGTCATCTTCGTTTTGAGAGCTGGAAGCTTGTCTTGTGTAGGAAGTGGGTTCTATTTTGATAAAATTATCAAAATAACTATCCAAATAATCAAATCTTTCTTCCATTCTTCTATTTAAAGCATCTAACTCTTGAAGAGGAACAAAATTAAAAGGGTTTAGCAATAGTTCTTCTATTTTATTATTACCATATATTGCTTCTTTAGCATTTTTATTGCTATAGTTTTGTATTAGTAAAGTTAGACCAACACCCATAAGCAAACATATTACTCCAATTGACGCTTTTGAATTTAAAAAGGCAGGTAACTTACTTAAGCTAGAGTTTTTCTTTTTTGAAGAGCTGGTTTTTATAGAAGATTTAGATTGAATATCTTTTTTTTCTGTCTTGTTTTGTTTCGTCATTTCAATCTCCCCATTTAGTAGTAATTAAATAAAAATATTAGATTTGATATATATTTTTTTTAGCTCTTGGCTTTGTATAATTTATTGTTTTAAGTTTAGCTATAAAGGGCGAGAGGTTTATATTTTCCTCACATTCGCCTTTTATTTTAAAATAACAAAATAATGAATATTTAACAATAGGGGGAGAAGATAATTTC from Rickettsiales bacterium encodes:
- a CDS encoding Hsp20/alpha crystallin family protein, coding for MTKQNKTEKKDIQSKSSIKTSSSKKKNSSLSKLPAFLNSKASIGVICLLMGVGLTLLIQNYSNKNAKEAIYGNNKIEELLLNPFNFVPLQELDALNRRMEERFDYLDSYFDNFIKIEPTSYTRQASSSQNEDDDFIYYQINFDGYDKEDISIKIENSQLMFSAKTSQSNEDKENSSKQFMSSNFLYSFRLPSNIYMENPEIIKEDNKIIVKFKKQSIADK